The Oryza glaberrima chromosome 5, OglaRS2, whole genome shotgun sequence DNA segment ATCAACACTGCTTAACTCGATGTCCATCACTTATTTCCACATCTATGTATAAATAGTCTAAACATACCACTTCTACCGGATAATACGATAGCACCGTTAAAAATAGACATAAATGTCTCTCTAACGGATGAAGTCGATAACTACAAAAGTTTTCTTATTTAATGCCCTGAAACATGGGTTCCACATTGACATAGAAGTGCACCTAAAGACCATCCTATGGCACCATTTTAACACTTAGTTCACTATAGGCACACCCACAAAGGATTACATTAGTAAGAATGTCACTTTAGATACATTGTCTACATTGGTCTTTTACTGACACCATCTTAACTCAACCATATGCATATGTCTGCGATATTTACGATGGCATAGTAAACACTACACCCTGCATTGAAGGACAGGGATGGACAAAAAGAGGAGGTGatgaaaataattataatttttgcCTCCTACTTATTTCTGTGTGgtattatttttaacaaaatcgTAGTTCAAAGATTATTGACAACAATAAGTGCTGGCGtttatgatttttcttattagtatttctttttgattttactattaatatattgatattttttttgatttatCGTTTTGTCCATAGTATATGACGTAGGTAATTaagttttgcttttttttggaAAGTGAGACGATAAATATAGGCAGATTGGTTTTCCATCTAAtaagtgagagaaaaaaaaagaatgatgtGGGCCCAGCGTTTTACGTACGTATCAAAGTATGGACGTACTTGTTTTTTTATACCTATATACGTGCACATACAATGCGAgtttttagataaatttaattgtatttttttataatagatctaatggttataAATATGGGTCCACTgcattctaaaattttttaaagcGCCACATAACGACTTAGGAGTGTTTTTAGAGGTGCtatgtggcggcttaggagcgattattggaagtttaatggacttttagtagataatagataatagatagattgaagattaggaaagggaagaggatatgtggggagagagggagtacgtATGTTACGTACCATCTGGAGGAGGTGGGGATCGGTGTGGAGaggaggattttatttttttttatttgatctaatggttgaaaatattggacccaccaatttaaaggaaaatcaacggttagattttTAGACTGCCACTTGGCATCTttggagcgtttgtaggaggaCACATAGCGGCTTAAGAGCgcttataggaagtttaatggacttttagtaaataatagataatagatagatatgccTGTACTAAACGCTATGGCAACATTTCGTTCGTTTCCCAAGAAATCCGTTCATCGGAAAATCCTGAACTTAAGATTTTCTAGACAAAAGAAAGTTCTTTTAGACGATGGTATTCGTGCATGGACAGGAGCTCAGGATAAGCCTCACGAAAATCTTACATTTCTTGAGGAGTTTCTACGATAGTGGAAACgtgtcttatatttttttaaggaggTTCTACCATAAACATTATTTAATGAAACATTTGTTTTAGCTGGTCGTGAAAAAAAACACTGGTTTTGCTTGGTGGACCGAGAAGCCCACACTTCTCAATTTGTCGAGCAAATCAATGACCAAAAGGAAATATATGTTTCCGGAGTTAAGCAACAATGATGGGATAGATCAAAGATTAAATACTTACTATATTGTTAATAATAATCTTGATTGGGAATGTTCTCCTTATTAGAAATCACCTCCTTGTCTAAAAAGGCACGATGAGTTTTAGAAATACCTGAACTCCAAACTTGCCATATACACCGCTAGGGGGATGACCATCTTGAATAGAAATCTTTAATTAATATTAACTTAAAAAGATACCATAAGAATTTTCAAGTGAATGGAAAACAGAGCAAACCTGCAGATTTTGTGAATGGAAAAAAGAACAGTACTTGATTCAGAGCAAACCTGCAGATTTTGTGAATGGAAAAAAGAACAGTACTTGATTCAGAGCAAACCTGCAGATTTTGGTCTAGAGTAGGCTCGTAAGGAAATAATAACATAAGTCTGCATGTTCTTATCTTGTGAATGTTGGTACATCTTTTAACCAAATTCTTACTTGACCTCTTGAGAGCTAAGTTGATGCAAATCATTTTCATGTGCATGTTTTGAGGTTAATCAGTTCATGTGCTGTGTTGGAATTTTTTTCAATACTTCCAATAGCCGAATATTGGTCACATGTAAGATAACATCATGTTTGGAAACATATTTGTCACCCTAGACTATAATTAATAGATCTAGTAATAGAGTATTTGAGCATTTTGTTTTGAACTCCCTTAAGGATATGGGAACACAGGAATTACAACAAGCAGTTCTACCATTTTTTTCCCCCAACACATGCATGCTCCTTTCAAGCTACTTCTATTCAGTACACTGTACACCAAAGAAGATTTTAAAAACCATCAAACAACCTCAAACAAAGTGCAAAGATTTTATTAATCAAATTTgtcaaataaaattgaaaagcATTCTCCAGTAACACAATCGCCCTTGAAAACAATTCTATGTTTTGTGACGAGGAAAACATCATAATCTTATATTGCTAAGAGACAATTTTTGAACCCTCAAAAAACTGTCTAAATTAACACATCAcaatttgcaagaaaaatgCATGCAGATTTATACATGTTTTGCTGATCATCATGATTGAGATTTCCATGGCCATAACATCTTCAGCTTAAACTGTGCAACTCATCCTTTTTCAGCTTGGGGTCCTACGTTAAATCCAACACTATCAATTGCTCCTCATGCTAGGTGCATGCACTGAACATGGTTTCTTGGTCTACTAATACACGAAAAATGGCAGCTCGGTTGCTTGGCATACGAATACATGGAAAATGGCAGCGGTTGGCATGTTGCAACGCAGAAATAATACACCACCATTGATCTGGCTCGACCGTTTCAAAATTGCTTGGGAGCTCGTCGCTGCTCTTATGTTCCTTCACTATTCAAAACCAGAGCCTATCATACAGCGGAATCTGAAGCCTGCAAACATATTACATGACAGGAATTTGGATAGCAAGATAGGTGATGTAGGTCTATTGACTTTGCTTCCAAATATGGGTCTATACCTGTCGATAATGATCAAGAGCGCTGCCATAGTGGGCACTTTCTGTTACATAGATCTAGGGTATCAGAGAAGTGGTTAACAATTACCAGATCTTAGTAGCTTTGATCTGCAAACCAATAGAAGATTCAGACACTCATCACATATAAATGAACCCACAATCTCACATAAGAAAGAAACCCAAAGGACCCTTCACGCTTCAGACTGTCCTGAGTCTGAAGAAGCAAACCTCTTCAATCATCACATAATGAGAAATGAAGGAAGAAGTAAAGAAGAAGCAAACCTGCATCGGGGCGACGAACACGCCAAAGCCGAGGAACCCCTGCCGCTTGGAGATATATACCATTGATCAAGTGTAAGGTCTTATCTAAATGGGATCATTTTGTTCTAATCATTGTCCacaaatataatcatatagaGCAATGCACCTTTTctgcaatatatatgatatgaAATCATGATTAAATTAGAAATATGTGGATGGAACATAACATGTATTCCAAAACAATAACATTTGCGATCAGAGATTTGGTAGTGAATTAGAGTGTTTTTTTCCAACCACAAATTTGACTTGGAATAACATGCCATTTGGTTAACTTATTAAaaaagctacttcctccgtttcacaatataagactttctagcattatccacatttatttagatattaatgaatttagacatatgtatgtgtttagattcattaacatctatatgtatataggcaatgctagaaagtcttacattgtgaaacagagggagtaacatttGTAATCAGAAAGAGTTGGCTGTGAATATATGTGTCATTCCCAACCACTACAttatcttagaaaaaaaattgccaacCACTAATTTTAGTTTGTCATGCCTTCTAGCCAACTCCTTAAAAGGTTAGGATTTCGACCACAATAAGGCCCTGACATAAACTTGTTGACCATCTGTAATCTTTTGTACTTGTACATCACAATACATTATAGGAATCATTTAGTTTCAATGCTGATGATAGCTCATAATCAAGATATAGATTAAGCTTAGGTTCATACTGTCACAAGTgcgaaaaaaagacaaaccatgtGACTTCATGCTCCTGCTCAAGTGCTCATCATTTCATCAAGTGATGTACATATATAGGATATAAGAAGCACTCTAGAGGAAAATGTTACATTCAAGCatgcacatgattaattaatctaCTGAAATAATCGTGATGTTAACAAGTAAAAATACTATAGCTAGATGGAAGGCACAGGACAAGGTACTGACCTCCTCAATTAGGCACAGGCAAGGTGATTCTTTCTGTTCCCTCAAGGTCTTCTTTTAATGCACCTTGGAATTGGCTGGGCTTGAATCCTAAAAACCAGAGCATAAAACAAGATACAAGTAAACTCCCAATCAGTTAAGAAAGATGCATGTCTAGTTTGTAGTACAGAATTAAAGGGTTCCGGCTCATGCAAAAATCTTTTCAAATAGAAGATAGGAGAAGGTACAATGAAAAGCTTAATAGATGGCGAAGAAAAATAGTTAGATAAACGGATGGATAGCATAGAGACATAGAACTCACCTCTGCTACAGTAGTGGCCATGAAACCCAGGGAAACAATGGCAGATTGCATCAATGCAATCACCCTTAAAAAACTTCTGGCAAAAACATAAGACCAACACAAGGGTGCTACTTGGAGGATTTAATTCACTTTGATtattctctatctctctctctgtcttggaGTGCCATATAAACAGATACGCTTTCTGGCAAATCGTGTTCACAGTATAGCAAGAATAATCTGGGAACCCAACGCCCTAATCCGTAAACAAGCACCAGCCAATCGTAACACCACTCGAACCGGAGCCCTAATCGCCCAATACCCGCACCGCGACACTAAAATTGGAGCCCAAATGACGCCAAAATCAGAACAGTACAGAAGCAGACCAATTGAGTAAATCTTAGAGCGGGAAAACTCCGAGGGACCCTCACCTTCGACGGTCATCGCCATCTCCGCGAGCAAGCGGCGGCATCTGGCGGCATGACAATCCGACGACGACAGAGGGGCGGCACGTGACGGATGCAACGAAGGCGGAGGGGCGACGTGGGAGAGGATGGGGAATCGGCGTGCAGCAGGGCGGCGCGACGGATGGGGAAGTTGAGGACGgcagtggaggcggcggtggaggaggcagtGACCTGGCAACGGGAGGACTTCGTGCGGCGGGGATCGGTGGAGCAGAACGGCGTGGAAGGCGTCAACGGCGACGAGCCGGAGGCGGTGGCAGATCGGCGAGGCAGAGGACGGAGCGGCGGCTGATAGGGAGGGGAGCGCTGATGGCGGAGCGTTTTCCGGCATCGGCGCGTGCGGGAGCGGAATTTATGgtgggagagcgagagagaggaagacgGGCGTGCGGCACGACCGCGCGAGGGAGGGGGCGTGCGGTGATCgagggaggtgggaggtgggatTGATCTCGATCGTTAGGATTTTCTCGAGATGATCTGGACCATTGCGTGAGGAATAAAAGAACAAGTGGTGAGTGAATGAGTGAAAccatttgttgaactataggaTAGAGATAGATTCACATTTTATGGCTGCTGAGTTTCACAATCTGGAAATCAGCTATCTCGTTTGCTTGCTAGCTCAATTATCAACCATATCTAAATTATGAAATATAAAGCTTATATTTTAAGTTGATTTCGAGGTTTTTCTACcgcattatatttttttattagacttTATGTcgctaaaaatatatataccataTTACAGATGGGTTGTATCGTAGCTAAAACACAACCCACCCTACCTCTACCCACTCAGATGCGTTTTAGCGCTTCCttacatatatactttatatacaAACGTatatatgaagaaaaaaaaagtgaggaCGCATTGCGTGGGGAGTGGCGCGCAACTAGGCGCCGGTTAGCATTCCCCTTACATTCGCGCCAATAGTAGCTAAACTGTTTGCTACCAAAAATACATTTGGACAAgcaaaaaacgatttttcatgcttatttatatatatggcCAAATTAGATCAGGCCAAAAGTGTTCCCAAGAGCTGACTTGAAAAACAAAACCGAGAGCAAGAATTCATCGGTGCACATGTGGCAGCTGCATGACATATACTGCAATTAGTTCATAAAACTGTGACACTGCGATTATATCTTAATTGTACAAAGTTATAACAATACATTGATCAAACATAATAAATACAACAATTAACCACTTAAAAAAGGAGGGGAAACTGCAGAAACATATTCAGTTCCTCATCCCTGTCGCCCTGCTTGTCCTACGTACCCTATATATTTTCAAGGATACGTACCCTATGTATGAAATACGGtacatacatacgtatatacgtaCTGCTGCACTGTAGGCCTGTAGCTACTggtacaacaaaaaaaaatcaatggtaaattaattaatcacttagtaagtaattaattagttactATGCTTGATCGATtaattagcttagcttagctaatTATCCTTTGCTATTAGCTTGCAATGGATCGATATCGAATCGATCACGGCTCGAGCTTGACGAACTCGTAATCGCCTTCCTCCCCTTTCTTGGACCCCGACCCGCCGCCGGCTTGCTGcgcgtcgccggcctcgccgccgccggccttccTCTGCGTGAGCGCGACGCCGCCAGCCTCGCCCTTGGGGCTGCCGGAGTGggggctcgccgccgcgtggtcgccggcggcgtcgccgtgcTTGGatgaggacgccgccgccggcttcttctTGACGCCGGCGCGCCAGTTCTTGAGCGCCTTGGACGTCTGGTCGTCGAAGATTGACTGCTTCATCGTTGACCCCATCTGACCGTGCACGGACACGTGTCAGTCCAGGGATATAACCACGTggcaataatatttttttaaaggaagAACACTTAAATATAATAGGAGTACTCGCTTTGTTTCATATTTGCGATatgctttaactttttttaaactcctttaacaaaatttatagaaaaacgtAGTAGActgtaaatatataaatatattattaaaatatattgaatgttagatttaataaaattaatttgacgTTAcaaatattgctaattttttaaaaaaattgatcaaatttaaaaataagtttaatcaagaaaaaaagttaaaacaatttataatataaaagggATGGAGTAATATACTTGTGAGACGAGTGCATAGAGGGGGAGAGTGACATAGCTACACAAGAACTGAACCACAACTCTGCAGGCACACAAAATCATAATCAATtttcagacgataaatcaaaaCCAAATTCAATGATCACAATATCTACAAATTCTGGATCGAAACTTATCGttctgaaatgaaaaaaaaaggatgagtAGTTtggtgttaattaattattacccgaGGCAGAGGCGAGCAAAGACGAACTCTTTGGAGTCATTGAAGCAGGAGTCCATGCCGTACTCGTACTACACAAACACACAACACAGAAGCAGTGAGACAAGATCAATCAATCTACTGAAGATTTTCATGAAGCAGAACTGAAGAAATTCAGTGAGCAAAGATTGGGTCACCAGTATCCAGAGGAAGTAGATGATCTGGAAGCCATTCTgcgcaaaacaagaagaagaatcaaTCAAAGGTCAGGTATAGCTTATCACTAATTGCAATGGTGGATGgcgataattaattaatggagatcaatggagagaaaaaaaaatgattgattgAGACCGACCTGGAAGAGGGTGAAATggatgaggaagaggacgaAGGTTGGTCGGCTGAACCAGAAGTAGGAGTCGCTGACCTGCACCAGCGGTATCCCCTGGATCACCGCGTGCCGCTCCGTGATGTCGATCGCCATCCTGCAGATGATCCCCTGCAGCTTCGTCCCCACCGACAGGATGGTCTGCCATTTTCACCCAATAACGCATCACTCACTCATCACTGATTCATCATTCTTCAGTTCAGCTCAGCAcaattcagttcagttcaggGCAGTTTTGTTTACTTCAGCTCAGTTCAGTTTAGGATTGAAATGCATATATGATGGAAATTCAGCTAAGTCAGCTCAGTTTAGTTCAGTTCAGTTAAGTTCAGTTCAGGATTGTGGTGATGTATGAACATTGTATACTTACCACCACTGGCATGATGGAGATCCAAAGCATGGTATGCAACCCTGGAACATATGAATGCAGAGGTCAGTAATTCATCAAGTATATACACGAACAAATCAGGCAAGATCACTGCAGATTTTTAGAAAAAGCAAGAAATGTGCAGATCAGGGACTGACCGCTGACATTGAGGAGCAGGAAGATGAGAGCAGATGCCCAAAGGGGAGGGCTGCAATAAACATTCAGGCCAACAATAATATACTTAATTCGTGATGGTTCAGtaccaagaaaaaaattgacagatTGCAAGATGAGAATGTGATTAGCATTTAGCAGCACACCTGATTCCGACAATGACCTTGAAATCGTCCTCGAGAGACCGTTTGATGTACTTCTGGAAATCGAACTTGCTGCCAGGAGCTAAATGAACCTGCAAAAACATTATTAACCACTCAAAAGCAATATTATCTGGGATATAATATGTTTTGCACGCAGATGCTGAGAGATCATCCAAGCTTGTGTTGTACTCACGTTGACGAAGCTGTGACGCAACGCGCAGTAGTCGGCCCTCCTGACTGATCTGAAGAACTGCCTGAAGAAATTGCTCTGCATTTGACGATCATCAGAGAGGAAATTCATGTCAGAAGAACTGAATTTCTCGCCTTCTTGTGGCAGTTGGTTTTTCTTGTCAGAAATGGTGAACCGAGCTGACAAATCGATCTTACAATGTAGAACGACGCCGGCGTCTTGTTCAGCACGTTCATGTGCTGCCTGACGAACGACGTCTCGTGAGTAAATCTGAACTTCGTCGGATCTGCAATGCAATGCATAGAGTTAATTATGCGGAAAGTAGTATTTTCTGCACCTACTGTATGCATGTAgtataaatagttaaataaaaatttgaaaaagttTGACAAGatatattatgataatataaGTTAATATACAAATATGAAGCTACAAATTCTATCTAAAGTTtacgaaataaaaataacaaattttatctgcaTTATGCGGTGtcaatttctttttcttgaacGATAAATCATATTTGACTGTATGTTACTATATACTTCTAGCATCACAATCAAtctattcattttcttttatttttttaacaactatTCATGTAATAAATAATAGGTGCCATTGCATCTAGTTGTAAAAAATCTATATCCGTTAATTATGTTAGTTAATCTTCAGAGggtgaagaaataacaaaaaatgcAACATATCAaggcgtatatatatatatgtaccattAGCGAACTCGAAATCTTGGCCCGCGGCTTCTTTTTCCCACTCTTTCCATCCACGAATCTGCAGCAGCGTCGCCATGAACGCGGCTCGAAGCTATTAGCCGGGATCACcatgaaagaagaagaagaagaagaagaagaaaaagaagaagaggaggaggaggaggaggaggagaaagagagctTTGCCTTGGCCCTGCCAAGCGCCATGGTGATGGCGCTGTATGTGACGTGGAAgacggcgaggaagaagatgaagatgtgCAGCTGGTGCAGCGCGTTGATGGAGATCAGAGACACCTTCCCCTGCACAAGTTGACACCATCCATGGAGCTTGTTAATCACTACATCCATTTTTTATGTGTGACGTCGTTGACTCTTCGCACAACGTCTAAccattagttttattttaaaaaatattatatgtgtgtgcaagtataaattaaaattgtagTTTTTAATGATAGAATAAGtcccaacaaaataaataagacaaatggtgaAACATCACATTAACATCCTTTCGCGATCGGTCGGATgcagaaagaagaagaagaagaagaagaagaagaagaagaagaagaagaagaaggaggttGTGACCGACATCGGGGCATTTGGTTGTCATCTTGGCCTCGGCGAGCAAGCGGTGGTGAGGgtgggagaaggcggcggcgaagggagggccgacgccgacgagacTGAAGTGCTCGGCCGGCGTGGCCTCgtgttcgccgccggccggcgtggCCCCttgttcgccgccggccggcgtggCCCCgtgttcgccgccggccggcgtggCCCCttgttcgccgccggccggcgtggCCCCgtgttcgccgccggccggcgtggCCCCGTGTTCGCCGCCGGCTTCCATGGTGGTGGCCCCgtgttcgccgccggccggcgtggCCCCGtgttcgccgccggcctccatgGTGGTGGccccatggccgccggcggtggcg contains these protein-coding regions:
- the LOC127774132 gene encoding MLO-like protein 9, with the translated sequence MGGGGGGGGNTRELDQTPTWAVASVCGVIVLISILLEKGLHKIGEFFSHRKKKAMVEALEKVKTELMVLGFISLLLVFGQNYIIKICITEKAADTMLPCRLKASTIHTETGKSHHGDAAATAGGHGATTMEAGGEHGATPAGGEHGATTMEAGGEHGATPAGGEHGATPAGGEQGATPAGGEHGATPAGGEQGATPAGGEHEATPAEHFSLVGVGPPFAAAFSHPHHRLLAEAKMTTKCPDGKVSLISINALHQLHIFIFFLAVFHVTYSAITMALGRAKIRGWKEWEKEAAGQDFEFANDPTKFRFTHETSFVRQHMNVLNKTPASFYISNFFRQFFRSVRRADYCALRHSFVNVHLAPGSKFDFQKYIKRSLEDDFKVIVGISPPLWASALIFLLLNVSGLHTMLWISIMPVVTILSVGTKLQGIICRMAIDITERHAVIQGIPLVQVSDSYFWFSRPTFVLFLIHFTLFQNGFQIIYFLWILYEYGMDSCFNDSKEFVFARLCLGVVVQFLCSYVTLPLYALVSQMGSTMKQSIFDDQTSKALKNWRAGVKKKPAAASSSKHGDAAGDHAAASPHSGSPKGEAGGVALTQRKAGGGEAGDAQQAGGGSGSKKGEEGDYEFVKLEP